In Numida meleagris isolate 19003 breed g44 Domestic line chromosome 23, NumMel1.0, whole genome shotgun sequence, the following proteins share a genomic window:
- the FDXACB1 gene encoding ferredoxin-fold anticodon-binding domain-containing protein 1 isoform X1 has product MAERRVLLLGEGNFSFAAALCGTAGTRVVATCYEREEEVAARGRAKESIRRLRDVGAEVMFSVDCAKLKDYFLPAKREFDCIYFNFPHCGRKAGVVKNRELLARFFHGCAEVLMQDGEVHVALCRGQGGTPADQPRREWHNSWQVVAVAAEAGFILSDVHPFQAETAHGYECTGYRSQDKSFCIEGALNHVFTRSTPLLYCKPLICEIELESRRISFQVPQVLVDKINRGFLELNSSHPVWTIKEKLTAALSQVFPLQSIDYCLSLLLQGRLHAACHSNIFWILLSPEETPSAEEMASGQANAILFSHVDFHRNTDENVQEGCQTSKQCYLRPSLLPYAEAIIKSAAFVPGTLYVFSGPVFRKCRVSPYCMPVFHEVVFVCAVNRGSEKSCIQMVVDKIKTSIHSLHQTISDFKLSISLQESASLGTAELSEFAAFESQLGKIQFFLCMEADTWDSSEKGSCVGVVRTAPCGPAGRDLVAVFASLNLDLVAMLICAIDDWRMLWTSDARFLRQFPAGELRLFRSFSLYPPSYVHDVSFWLPDGEQFDDVAFHTIAREVSSEAVASICLLDRFQQLGTGRNSLCFRLTFQSCDRALGHREVAAMQLRFREEITQRLRVALR; this is encoded by the exons ATGGCGGAGCGCCGCGTCCTGCTGCTGGGCGAGGGCAACTTCTCGTTCGCCGCCGCACTCTGCGGGACCGCCGGGACCCGCGTGGTGGCCACCTGCTACgagagagaggaagaggtggcggcgcggggccgggccaAGGAGAGCATCCGGCGGCTGCGGGACGTGG GAGCTGAAGTTATGTTTTCTGTGGACTGCGCCAAGCTGAAGGACTATTTTTTACCAGCCAAAAGAGAATTtgactgcatttatttcaactTCCCTCACTGTGGGAGGAAGGCTGGGGTGGTGAAGAACAGAGAGCTGCTTGCACGCTTCTTCCATGG CTGTGCAGAAGTGCTGATGCAGGATGGAGAGGTCCACGTGGCTCTCTGCAGGGGGCAGGGCGGCACGCCTGCTGATCAGCCCAGGAGAGAGTGGCACAACAGCTGGCAGGTGGTGGCGGTGGCAGCAGAAGCTGGCTTCATCCTGAGTGATGTTCATCCCTTCCAAGCAGAGACTGCCCATGGCTATGAATGTACGGGGTACAG GAGTCAAGATAAATCTTTCTGTATAGAGGGTGCTTTAAACCACGTGTTTACACGAAGCACACCGCTTCTGTATTGCAAACCTCTGATCTGCGAGATAGAACTGGAAAGCCgaagaatttcttttcaagtaCCACAAGTACTTGTGGATAAAATTAACAG ggGTTTCCTAGAGCTAAATTCAAGTCATCCAGTATGGACAATAAAGGAGAAGctcactgcagcactcagccaaGTCTTTCCATTACAAAGCATTGACTActgcctttctctgctcctcCAAGGTCGCCTCCATGCTGCTTGTCACTCAAACATTTTCTGGATCCTTCTGAGCCCAGAGGAGACCCCAAGCGCTGAAGAAATGGCCAGTGGGCAGgcaaatgcaattttattttcccatgttGATTTTCACAGGAACACAGATGAGAATGTACAAGAGGGATGTCAAACTTCAAAGCAGTGTTATCTTAGACCTTCCCTTCTGCCTTATGCTGAGGCAATAATAAAAAGTGCAGCCTTTGTCCCAGGGACACTTTACGTTTTTTCTGGCCCAGTCTTCAGGAAGTGCCGTGTCTCTCCTTACTGTATGCCTGTTTTTCATGAGGTGGTTTTTGTATGTGCAGTTAACAGAGGTTCAGAGAAAAGCTGTATACAGATGGTAGTGGACAAAATTAAAACCAGCATACATTCTCTTCACCAGACCATTTCTGATTTTAAGTTGAGCATCAGTCTGCAGGAATCAGCGAGCTTGGGAACAGCTGAGCTCAGTGAGTTTGCTGCTTTTGAATCTCAGCTTGGTAAAATTCAGTTCTTCCTCTGCATGGAGGCAGATACTTGGGACTCGTCTGAGAAGGGCTCCTGTGTGGGAGTGGTAAGGACAGCTCCATGTGGGCCAGCAGGCAGAGATTTGGTTGCTGTCTTTGCTTCACTGAATCTGGACCTCGTGGCCATGCTCATCTGTGCCATAGATGACTGGCGCATGCTCTGGACATCAGATGCACGCTTCCTCCGTCAGTTCCCTGCAGGAGAGCTACGGCTTTTCAGGAGCTTCTCTCTCTACCCACCTTCTTATGTGCATGACGTCAGTTTTTGGCTTCCCGATGGGGAACAGTTTGATGACGTTGCTTTTCACACCATTGCTAGAGAAGTATCAAGTGAAGCGGTGGCATCCATCTGTTTACTTGATAGGTTCCAGCAGCTGGGGACGGGCCGGAACAGCCTGTGCTTCCGGCTGACCTTCCAGAGCTGCGACAGGGCGCTGGGCCACAGGGAGGTGGCAGCCATGCAGCTGCGCTTTCGGGAGGAAATCACTCAGCGGCTGCGTGTGGCCCTGCGgtag
- the FDXACB1 gene encoding ferredoxin-fold anticodon-binding domain-containing protein 1 isoform X2, whose translation MFSVDCAKLKDYFLPAKREFDCIYFNFPHCGRKAGVVKNRELLARFFHGCAEVLMQDGEVHVALCRGQGGTPADQPRREWHNSWQVVAVAAEAGFILSDVHPFQAETAHGYECTGYRSQDKSFCIEGALNHVFTRSTPLLYCKPLICEIELESRRISFQVPQVLVDKINRGFLELNSSHPVWTIKEKLTAALSQVFPLQSIDYCLSLLLQGRLHAACHSNIFWILLSPEETPSAEEMASGQANAILFSHVDFHRNTDENVQEGCQTSKQCYLRPSLLPYAEAIIKSAAFVPGTLYVFSGPVFRKCRVSPYCMPVFHEVVFVCAVNRGSEKSCIQMVVDKIKTSIHSLHQTISDFKLSISLQESASLGTAELSEFAAFESQLGKIQFFLCMEADTWDSSEKGSCVGVVRTAPCGPAGRDLVAVFASLNLDLVAMLICAIDDWRMLWTSDARFLRQFPAGELRLFRSFSLYPPSYVHDVSFWLPDGEQFDDVAFHTIAREVSSEAVASICLLDRFQQLGTGRNSLCFRLTFQSCDRALGHREVAAMQLRFREEITQRLRVALR comes from the exons ATGTTTTCTGTGGACTGCGCCAAGCTGAAGGACTATTTTTTACCAGCCAAAAGAGAATTtgactgcatttatttcaactTCCCTCACTGTGGGAGGAAGGCTGGGGTGGTGAAGAACAGAGAGCTGCTTGCACGCTTCTTCCATGG CTGTGCAGAAGTGCTGATGCAGGATGGAGAGGTCCACGTGGCTCTCTGCAGGGGGCAGGGCGGCACGCCTGCTGATCAGCCCAGGAGAGAGTGGCACAACAGCTGGCAGGTGGTGGCGGTGGCAGCAGAAGCTGGCTTCATCCTGAGTGATGTTCATCCCTTCCAAGCAGAGACTGCCCATGGCTATGAATGTACGGGGTACAG GAGTCAAGATAAATCTTTCTGTATAGAGGGTGCTTTAAACCACGTGTTTACACGAAGCACACCGCTTCTGTATTGCAAACCTCTGATCTGCGAGATAGAACTGGAAAGCCgaagaatttcttttcaagtaCCACAAGTACTTGTGGATAAAATTAACAG ggGTTTCCTAGAGCTAAATTCAAGTCATCCAGTATGGACAATAAAGGAGAAGctcactgcagcactcagccaaGTCTTTCCATTACAAAGCATTGACTActgcctttctctgctcctcCAAGGTCGCCTCCATGCTGCTTGTCACTCAAACATTTTCTGGATCCTTCTGAGCCCAGAGGAGACCCCAAGCGCTGAAGAAATGGCCAGTGGGCAGgcaaatgcaattttattttcccatgttGATTTTCACAGGAACACAGATGAGAATGTACAAGAGGGATGTCAAACTTCAAAGCAGTGTTATCTTAGACCTTCCCTTCTGCCTTATGCTGAGGCAATAATAAAAAGTGCAGCCTTTGTCCCAGGGACACTTTACGTTTTTTCTGGCCCAGTCTTCAGGAAGTGCCGTGTCTCTCCTTACTGTATGCCTGTTTTTCATGAGGTGGTTTTTGTATGTGCAGTTAACAGAGGTTCAGAGAAAAGCTGTATACAGATGGTAGTGGACAAAATTAAAACCAGCATACATTCTCTTCACCAGACCATTTCTGATTTTAAGTTGAGCATCAGTCTGCAGGAATCAGCGAGCTTGGGAACAGCTGAGCTCAGTGAGTTTGCTGCTTTTGAATCTCAGCTTGGTAAAATTCAGTTCTTCCTCTGCATGGAGGCAGATACTTGGGACTCGTCTGAGAAGGGCTCCTGTGTGGGAGTGGTAAGGACAGCTCCATGTGGGCCAGCAGGCAGAGATTTGGTTGCTGTCTTTGCTTCACTGAATCTGGACCTCGTGGCCATGCTCATCTGTGCCATAGATGACTGGCGCATGCTCTGGACATCAGATGCACGCTTCCTCCGTCAGTTCCCTGCAGGAGAGCTACGGCTTTTCAGGAGCTTCTCTCTCTACCCACCTTCTTATGTGCATGACGTCAGTTTTTGGCTTCCCGATGGGGAACAGTTTGATGACGTTGCTTTTCACACCATTGCTAGAGAAGTATCAAGTGAAGCGGTGGCATCCATCTGTTTACTTGATAGGTTCCAGCAGCTGGGGACGGGCCGGAACAGCCTGTGCTTCCGGCTGACCTTCCAGAGCTGCGACAGGGCGCTGGGCCACAGGGAGGTGGCAGCCATGCAGCTGCGCTTTCGGGAGGAAATCACTCAGCGGCTGCGTGTGGCCCTGCGgtag